In Leptospira kanakyensis, a genomic segment contains:
- a CDS encoding cytochrome-c peroxidase, with protein sequence MFSSFITFCSEFNSNIINLFLIHLTLASCNFLDTTNKNNSQLENWITLSLVTNYSYASDLQRSAREKIGILPSSVPGSETDSIALINLGNKLFRDNRLSSNHVQSCLTCHPIDGNAVGMDRQSTSRGTFGQLGKRNTPTILNVGFLPIIFWDGRRNTLYEQAIDPFVNPLEMSLPSETELLTRIQNDSSYTSFFANAFPDSPAPSIHSIRLGLVAFERSLVSKSRFDDFLESNVLALKTDELEGLKIFLDVGCTNCHDQNLLGGSKFAKLDTAHSYNANDFGRSEFTGNSADNFFFKVPPLRNVTLTAPYFHDGSVSTIKEAVRRMNHYNLNRTISNSEIDLLVSFLKTLSDKTKTN encoded by the coding sequence ATGTTCTCATCTTTCATAACATTTTGTTCAGAATTCAATTCAAATATTATCAATTTATTTTTAATTCACTTAACATTAGCTAGCTGTAATTTCCTTGATACAACAAACAAAAACAATTCTCAATTAGAGAATTGGATCACTTTATCTTTAGTCACAAACTACTCTTATGCCTCAGATTTACAAAGGAGTGCGAGGGAAAAAATTGGCATTTTACCAAGTTCAGTGCCTGGTTCCGAAACAGATTCCATAGCATTGATCAACTTAGGTAACAAACTTTTTAGAGATAATAGACTTTCATCCAACCATGTTCAGTCCTGCCTCACCTGTCATCCTATAGATGGTAATGCGGTTGGAATGGACAGACAATCCACCTCAAGAGGAACCTTCGGTCAACTTGGAAAACGAAACACTCCTACCATTCTCAACGTTGGTTTTTTACCGATCATTTTTTGGGATGGCAGAAGGAATACGTTGTATGAACAAGCGATTGATCCATTTGTAAACCCATTAGAAATGTCGTTACCTTCTGAAACAGAATTACTAACACGAATCCAAAATGATTCCAGTTACACTTCGTTCTTTGCCAATGCTTTTCCAGATTCTCCTGCTCCGAGTATCCATTCTATCCGATTAGGACTTGTCGCTTTCGAAAGATCTCTCGTATCAAAATCAAGGTTCGATGATTTTTTAGAATCAAATGTTCTGGCACTAAAAACTGATGAATTAGAAGGACTGAAGATATTTCTAGATGTAGGTTGTACAAATTGCCACGATCAAAATCTTTTAGGTGGATCAAAGTTTGCAAAACTAGATACAGCTCATTCTTATAATGCAAATGATTTCGGAAGATCCGAATTTACAGGAAACTCCGCTGATAATTTTTTCTTTAAAGTTCCTCCTCTAAGGAACGTAACATTGACAGCTCCCTACTTTCATGATGGAAGTGTTTCCACAATCAAAGAAGCGGTTCGTCGTATGAATCATTACAATCTGAACCGAACCATCAGTAATTCAGAAATTGATCTACTTGTTTCTTTTCTAAAAACATTATCAGACAAAACAAAGACAAACTAA
- a CDS encoding methyl-accepting chemotaxis protein: MSKFLSKFSIQSRLLLLPIPLIVSLLIILLILVRSLNGTIEFAKKEHLGIQTIKPIYFVYREGLKRFKIGQENTKDLLPLIQSSKLQIEKTELLDLDTKELTVWNQYTQLNSFDQSTSRNFLNDTQELALKVGDFSNLILDPEVNSYYQMEITFFRVPEILKNIGVLNEIIRDEYLDSTKKTNQYSSVNYTKALISINFIESTCKEIQKSHKKSIEDESPYVEELKKISQEAKISCDHFLLELKKTFIQSNSKPNNSEELFLILEKGSKNIGTIQDNAIVILEKLVNDRIQILSFQRNVNIGLVVISLLISSIFVIFIFRSINHPLVTVLSKVNELSSGEADLTKTLPNFGANEIGKITNSINLFLNNLNHIMNQLKISVSDSEKVSFKLKEDAISVSDNASSLASISEESAASLEELTTSFEIMFQFITNETKNIIKITEEMKTIEGSISKIEKALLQLTDQSINSTNLANLGNLSVQNTNQAMTEIHSVTKEITGIVDLITEISERTNLLALNASIEAARAGDAGMGFAVVAEEISKLADRTQSSVKNIKRLIDKSNSVVNIGANHVSETVNALSEIVEQSKRMQVSVDDLKDEMTTQTNSLLNVTTELNGLQEMAETIEFSSREQKKASEDMVNTINTLSGNAQELANNSEDLNQVSQKIGEIAGTIAMVTNSFHTN, translated from the coding sequence ATGTCAAAATTTCTTTCTAAATTCTCTATACAAAGTCGACTTTTACTCCTCCCTATCCCTCTAATTGTATCACTTTTAATCATTCTGCTTATTTTAGTACGTTCGCTTAATGGAACCATCGAATTTGCAAAAAAAGAACATTTAGGAATCCAAACAATCAAACCTATTTATTTTGTTTATAGAGAAGGTTTGAAACGATTCAAAATTGGACAAGAAAACACAAAGGATCTTTTACCTCTTATACAATCCTCAAAGTTACAAATAGAAAAAACGGAACTTCTTGATTTAGATACAAAAGAACTTACAGTCTGGAATCAATACACTCAGTTGAATAGTTTTGATCAATCCACCTCTAGAAATTTTCTAAATGATACACAAGAATTAGCTTTAAAGGTTGGTGACTTCTCTAACCTCATCTTAGATCCAGAAGTAAACTCTTATTACCAAATGGAAATTACTTTCTTTCGAGTCCCGGAAATTCTAAAAAACATTGGTGTGCTTAACGAGATCATTCGTGATGAATATTTAGATTCAACTAAAAAGACGAATCAGTATTCAAGTGTAAATTATACCAAAGCGCTAATCTCTATCAATTTTATAGAGTCTACATGTAAAGAAATACAAAAATCTCATAAAAAATCTATTGAAGATGAATCACCTTATGTTGAAGAATTAAAGAAAATATCACAAGAAGCAAAAATATCCTGTGATCATTTTTTATTAGAACTTAAAAAAACATTTATACAATCAAATTCAAAACCTAACAACTCCGAAGAACTTTTTTTAATTTTAGAAAAAGGATCAAAAAATATTGGTACAATTCAAGATAACGCCATTGTAATTCTTGAAAAACTGGTGAACGATCGAATTCAAATCCTATCTTTTCAAAGAAATGTCAATATAGGTCTCGTTGTTATTTCCTTATTGATATCCAGTATATTTGTAATTTTTATTTTCCGAAGTATCAATCATCCTTTAGTGACTGTTTTGTCCAAAGTCAATGAACTTTCCAGCGGAGAAGCTGACCTAACAAAAACTCTTCCCAATTTTGGAGCTAATGAAATAGGAAAAATCACAAATTCGATTAATTTGTTTTTGAATAATCTCAATCATATTATGAATCAATTGAAAATTTCTGTCAGTGATTCGGAAAAAGTGTCGTTCAAACTAAAAGAAGATGCAATCTCCGTTTCTGACAATGCATCATCTTTGGCATCAATTTCAGAAGAGTCTGCTGCCTCTCTGGAAGAACTTACAACTTCATTCGAAATAATGTTTCAATTCATTACAAACGAAACAAAAAATATTATTAAAATTACAGAAGAGATGAAAACCATCGAAGGATCTATATCTAAAATCGAAAAAGCTCTTTTACAATTAACTGACCAATCCATCAACTCTACAAATTTGGCCAATTTAGGAAATCTTTCTGTTCAGAATACAAACCAAGCAATGACAGAAATTCACTCTGTTACCAAAGAAATTACAGGAATAGTTGATTTAATTACAGAAATATCAGAAAGAACCAACTTACTCGCATTAAATGCAAGTATCGAAGCTGCACGTGCTGGAGATGCTGGGATGGGTTTCGCAGTAGTAGCAGAAGAAATTTCTAAATTAGCTGATAGAACACAGTCTTCAGTAAAAAATATCAAGAGACTGATTGATAAAAGTAATTCAGTGGTCAACATTGGAGCAAATCATGTTTCAGAAACTGTGAATGCACTTAGTGAAATAGTAGAACAATCAAAAAGAATGCAAGTTAGTGTCGATGATTTGAAAGATGAAATGACTACACAGACAAATAGTCTACTCAATGTCACCACTGAGTTAAACGGATTACAAGAAATGGCGGAAACCATTGAATTCTCCAGTAGAGAACAAAAAAAAGCGTCTGAAGATATGGTAAATACAATCAATACCCTTTCAGGAAATGCACAAGAACTTGCAAACAACTCCGAAGATCTAAACCAAGTAAGTCAGAAAATTGGAGAAATAGCGGGAACCATTGCCATGGTAACGAATTCATTCCACACTAATTAA
- a CDS encoding methyl-accepting chemotaxis protein has translation MSKFYSNLSIRLRLFLLPLPIFIFLLILLALFVRLQNENIEFTSKELKGIQIIKPVYLTFQEGLKRLKIGQEETNTLKPLIEKGSIDIIRSEVLTEDTIEIKRWKSYLKYDNFDQLTSRNFLNDTQELAIKIGDHSHLILDPELESYYQMEIILFQIPELWKNVALLKEVIRDEYLGSNQNQKNFSDTSFTKAVISINAIEVVCTNIAKSNQKSLENAPKHAEKIQLNISKTNTACKSYIEELKSIFLKENAKPKSADSLFTTIHKGTSIGAEIQSSSILILENLIQERLAEQKLQRMTNIIIVVVTLSLSILLILTIFQSINNPLKKVLLKINELSSGDADLTKQLPEFGNNEIGEITTSINEFLKKLNQIMNQLKLSVKEVEKVSNQLKEDALSVSDNASGLASTSEESAASLEELSSSFEIMFGSISDETKNIFKIAEEIKNIEDSIISIEKELLQLSDESIASTNLANLGNQSIRSTDSSMVEIRSVTGEIAGIVDLITDISEQTNLLALNASIEAARAGDAGRGFAVVAEEISKLADKTQISVKNIKNLIEKSNMAVGNGVNHVNETVNSLSKIVGQSNRIQLGVGKVKTEMSSQSISLASVSHEVKELKTLAESIESSCQEQKRTSEDMVVTVNTLSGNAQELAQSSEDLNRVSVTISEVAISISNIADSFRTN, from the coding sequence ATGTCAAAATTTTATTCCAATCTATCTATCCGGTTAAGATTATTTCTTCTACCCCTTCCTATCTTTATATTTTTACTCATCTTACTTGCTTTATTCGTTCGTTTACAAAACGAAAATATTGAATTTACTAGCAAAGAGTTAAAAGGAATCCAAATCATCAAACCAGTTTATCTTACATTTCAGGAAGGTTTAAAAAGATTAAAGATAGGCCAGGAAGAAACAAATACATTGAAACCTTTGATTGAAAAAGGATCAATTGATATCATTCGTTCAGAGGTATTAACTGAAGATACCATCGAAATCAAAAGATGGAAATCCTATTTAAAATATGATAATTTTGACCAACTAACAAGCAGAAACTTTCTAAATGATACTCAAGAGTTAGCAATTAAAATCGGAGACCACTCCCATCTCATCTTAGATCCTGAACTCGAATCTTATTACCAAATGGAAATTATCTTATTCCAAATACCGGAACTATGGAAAAATGTAGCCCTGCTTAAGGAAGTCATTAGGGATGAATATTTAGGTTCTAACCAAAATCAAAAAAACTTTTCCGATACAAGTTTTACTAAGGCTGTCATCTCAATCAATGCAATTGAAGTTGTTTGTACCAATATTGCCAAATCAAATCAAAAAAGTTTAGAAAATGCACCAAAACATGCCGAAAAAATACAACTTAATATTTCAAAAACAAATACCGCATGTAAATCATACATAGAAGAACTAAAAAGTATATTTCTGAAAGAAAACGCAAAACCAAAATCGGCAGATTCTTTATTTACAACAATCCATAAAGGAACCTCTATCGGTGCAGAAATACAGAGTTCTTCCATATTGATTCTTGAAAATTTAATTCAAGAACGTCTGGCAGAACAAAAGTTACAAAGAATGACCAATATCATCATAGTCGTTGTCACGTTAAGTCTATCAATATTATTAATACTTACGATTTTTCAAAGTATCAACAACCCTCTCAAAAAAGTTTTGCTAAAGATCAATGAATTGTCCAGTGGTGACGCCGATCTAACAAAACAATTACCAGAGTTTGGAAACAATGAAATTGGTGAAATTACAACATCCATCAATGAATTCTTAAAAAAATTAAATCAGATCATGAATCAGTTGAAACTTTCCGTTAAGGAAGTAGAAAAGGTTTCCAATCAATTAAAAGAAGATGCACTTTCTGTTTCCGACAATGCATCCGGATTAGCGTCAACTTCAGAAGAATCTGCAGCCTCATTAGAAGAACTTTCTTCTTCCTTTGAAATCATGTTTGGATCCATTTCTGATGAGACCAAAAATATTTTTAAAATCGCAGAAGAAATTAAAAATATTGAAGATTCCATTATTAGCATTGAAAAAGAACTATTACAACTTTCAGATGAATCAATCGCATCTACAAACCTTGCCAACCTAGGGAATCAGTCCATTCGCAGCACAGATTCATCAATGGTAGAAATTCGTTCCGTCACTGGCGAAATCGCTGGAATTGTTGACTTAATTACAGATATTTCGGAACAGACCAACTTACTCGCATTAAATGCAAGTATTGAAGCAGCACGCGCTGGTGATGCGGGTAGAGGGTTTGCTGTTGTAGCGGAAGAAATTTCAAAGTTAGCAGATAAAACTCAAATTTCAGTTAAAAACATAAAGAATCTAATCGAAAAAAGTAACATGGCAGTGGGTAACGGAGTGAACCATGTAAACGAAACGGTAAATTCTTTAAGCAAAATTGTTGGACAATCCAATAGAATCCAACTAGGAGTTGGAAAAGTAAAAACAGAGATGTCGTCTCAATCTATTAGCCTCGCCAGTGTTTCCCATGAAGTCAAAGAATTAAAAACATTGGCTGAATCCATTGAATCTTCATGCCAAGAACAAAAACGGACTTCCGAAGATATGGTCGTCACCGTGAACACACTTTCTGGAAACGCACAAGAATTAGCCCAAAGTTCCGAAGACCTAAATCGTGTGAGTGTTACGATTAGCGAAGTAGCAATTTCAATTTCAAACATCGCTGATTCGTTTAGAACCAATTAA